One genomic region from Nilaparvata lugens isolate BPH chromosome 3, ASM1435652v1, whole genome shotgun sequence encodes:
- the LOC111062009 gene encoding exportin-5-like, whose protein sequence is MDEVGVLAGQLAAAVELTMDPAAPHSQRHEAYSACEQFKEKSPLCVQCGLYLVQRQDYSHFVRHFGLQLMEHCIKYRWYNLVQAEKLFIKENAMKLVEAGTVGSHVNDTHLKDALSRVIVEMIKREWPQQWPTLLAELNEAAKKGCVQTELVLLVFLRLVEDVAVFQTLESNTRRKDLYQALTTKMGEIFGFFLDLIEKHCEQYRKANESGSTVDASSHARVVQVVLLTLSGFVEWVSMTHIMANDGRLLQVLCLLLNNELFQSLAAECLLQIVSRKGKVDERKPLLVLFSADAMQCMFQSADGASAKPLEEAHYHFLKKLTQVLTGLGMQLCTLWGKEGTPGCPPNFSIYLEAILTFSRHPSLSVAHFANTLWLAFFKHDHISKDPILVSFIPKWVQASGPKLMKVVYNKAARASGRSDDVAAYVALDCDSEEEFNVFFHRVRVDLLDTFKQATLVAPLVTYRYVQDWLVMMLQKTMSTPTDASQFVTVQSPSFMEWDALTLALDSVLSKILMCVERPPVGNGLQLLDLCLAFEPIDPLILSSLLSCISALFVFLSMAPPETSSGYLLRVLDKIFASLVFTQGGDQDKWTQSRSVKNVRRHAASLMVKIGHKYPLLLLPIFDRVCTIVSSLEPKLSKMEYICLQEALLLISNHFCEYDRESNFVGEVLRPVSGQWISMAKEAFCSPQQFMSFVGLDKPPVEPSAEDIYGQNRAQIICCVNVLQAVVKRCVWPDDPDRAQRGGFVVARTEAWNPIYRNPATPHFLPLFPGLLTLIQCFNSLWTPPALALLSEGYKSAYDMLEVDRNNLLGITTQSQSAADCLDWTQPPKTPIHRIQNFMTAVHDTSYHVLGAAFQSIGRDLYQLPNLATTLLNTVFSNLDFISDFRLRPIIRVFLKPFIMFCPVDFYDSVLLPVLAQFTPFILNRLNRKWQHMTDLLEAGGIDDENADAQECLEDMLNRQITREFLDVMKVTLVGGSGAEGAGGATTSGGSPAMDDELNTRLHAHTQEVIGELGMRVLTCPHISEPVVSYLLSCVAWNDSTASLKAVTLVGPVVRFLLQERQTSAHFARQALTLTLYALQTHGQHDANLGSLLMLGTQLYEMLRPKYSDIIEVMKQIPDINLTDLQKFDDKMLEETRKGNKIDKAKREMFKKLTNPLIGCNMGQLFRRKAFIRDLPRIEAQSKKINPNLLDEADPGIKLFDHM, encoded by the exons ATGGATGAGGTGGGGGTGCTGGCTGGACAGTTGGCGGCTGCCGTGGAGCTAACAATGGACCCGGCAGCGCCGCACAGCCAGCGCCACGAGGCCTACAGCGCGTGCGAGCAGTTCAAGGAGAAGAGTCCGCTGTGTGTGCAGTGCGGCCTCTACCTGGTGCAGCGCCAGGACTACTCACACTTTGTGCGCCACTTTGGCCTGCAGCTCATGGAGCACTGCATCAAGTATCGCTGGTACAACTTGGTGCAGGCCGAGAAGCTCTTCATCAAG GAGAATGCGATGAAACTGGTGGAAGCGGGAACCGTGGGATCGCATGTCAACGATACTCACCTGAAGGATGCCCTGTCCAGAGTCATAGTTGAAATGATCAAACGAGAATGGCCGCAGCAGTGGCCCACTCTGCTTGCCGAGTTGAACGAG GCTGCTAAAAAAGGCTGTGTACAAACAGAATTAGTTCTTCTAGTATTTTTAAGGCTGGTCGAGGATGTCGCTGTGTTTCAG ACTCTGGAGTCGAACACTCGTAGGAAGGATTTATATCAAGCTTTAACTACAAAGATGGGCGAAATCTTTGGATTTTTCCTGGATTTGATCGAGAAGCACTGTGAACAATATCGTAAAGCTAATGAAAGTGGTTCCACTGTTGATGCTTCATCACATGCTAGAGTTGTGCAg GTTGTGCTTCTAACGTTGAGTGGATTCGTTGAATGGGTTTCGATGACGCATATAATGGCCAACGATGGTCGATTACTGCAGGTGCTCTGTTTATTGCTCAACAACGAACTATTTCAATCCTTAGCAGCAGAGTGTTTGTTACAG ATAGTTTCTAGAAAAGGAAAGGTTGACGAGCGAAAGCCGTTGCTGGTTCTGTTCAGCGCAGATGCGATGCAGTGCATGTTTCAGAGTGCAGATGGCGCGTCAGCCAAGCCGCTCGAAGAAGCTCACTACCATTTCCTAAAAAAGCTCACACAG GTCCTGACCGGTCTAGGAATGCAGCTGTGCACGCTGTGGGGCAAGGAAGGCACTCCGGGGTGTCCGCCGAATTTCTCGATCTACCTGGAGGCGATTCTGACATTTTCGCGACATCCCTCATTGTCCGTGGCGCACTTTGCCAACACGCTGTGGCTGGCCTTCTTCAAGCACGACCACATCTCCAAGGACCCCATTCTTGTCAGCTTCATTCCAAAGTGGGTGCAAGCCAGTGGCCCTAAACTCATGAAG GTTGTGTATAATAAAGCAGCTCGTGCCTCAGGTAGAAGTGATGATGTGGCTGCTTATGTGGCGCTGGATTGTGATTCCGAAGAAGAATTCAATGTGTTCTTTCATCGGGTCAGGGTCGATCTGTTGGATACCTTCAAACAG GCGACGTTAGTTGCACCGCTGGTAACATACAGATACGTGCAAGATTGGTTGGTGATGATGCTGCAGAAAACAATGAGCACACCGACAGATGCCAGTCAATTTGTCACTGTTCAGTCGCCTTCGTTCATGGAGTGGGATGCATTGACGCTG GCTCTGGACAGTGTGCTGAGCAAGATCCTGATGTGCGTGGAGCGTCCGCCAGTAGGCAACGGCCTACAACTGCTCGACCTCTGCCTGGCCTTCGAACCGATCGACCCCCTCATTCTCTCCTCGCTACTCTCCTGCATATCGGCGCTCTTCGTCTTCCTTAGCATGGCGCCGCCCGAAACATCCAGT GGCTACCTGTTGCGTGTGCTAGACAAGATCTTTGCGTCGCTGGTGTTCACACAGGGCGGCGACCAGGACAAGTGGACGCAGTCGCGCTCAGTCAAGAATGTGCGTCGCCACGCCGCCTCGCTCATGGTCAAGATCGGCCACAAGTatcccctccttctcctccccatCTTCGACCGGGTCTGCACCATTGTTTCCTCGCTCGAGCCCAAGCTGTCCAAAATGGAGTACATCTGCTTGCAG GAAGCGTTGTTGCTGATCAGCAATCACTTCTGTGAGTACGACAGAGAGAGCAACTTTGTGGGCGAGGTGCTGCGACCAGTGAGCGGTCAGTGGATATCGATGGCCAAGGAGGCATTTTGCAGTCCTCAGCAGTTCATGTCGTTCGTCGGACTCGACAAGCCACCGGTCGAGCCGTCCGCCGAAGACATCTACGGACAAAACCGGGCGCAG ATAATCTGCTGCGTGAACGTGCTGCAAGCGGTGGTGAAGCGGTGCGTGTGGCCGGATGACCCGGACCGAGCGCAGAGGGGGGGATTCGTGGTGGCCCGCACCGAGGCCTGGAATCCCATCTACAGGAATCCGGCAACACCACACTTCTTGCCCCTCTTTCCCGGACTGCTCACCCTAATCCAATGCTTCAACTCGTTGTGGACGCCTCCGGCTCTCGCACTATTATCCGAG GGCTACAAGAGCGCATACGACATGCTGGAAGTGGACCGCAACAACCTGCTTGGCATAACGACGCAGTCGCAGTCGGCTGCGGACTGCCTGGACTGGACGCAGCCGCCAAAGACGCCCATCCACCGCATTCAGAACTTCATGACAGCCGTTCATGACACCTCCTATCACGTGCTGGGAGCCGCCTTCCAGTCGATCGGCCGCGACCTCTACCAGCTGCCCAATCTGGCCACCACCCTACTCAACACTGTATTCTCCAATTTAGAT TTTATATCAGATTTCCGTCTGCGACCAATAATCCGAGTGTTCCTTAAACCGTTTATAATGTTCTGTCCAGTCGACTTCTACGACTCTGTTCTGCTTCCCGTGCTTGCTCAATTCACCCCCTTTA TTCTAAATAGACTGAATAGAAAATGGCAGCACATGACTGATCTATTGGAAGCAGGAGGAATCGATGATGAAAACGCTGACGCACAG GAATGCCTAGAGGACATGCTGAACCGACAGATCACGCGGGAGTTTCTGGACGTGATGAAGGTGACGCTGGTGGGAGGAAGCGGAGCGGAGGGGGCAGGAGGGGCGACGACAAGTGGGGGCAGTCCGGCCATGGACGACGAACTCAACACCCGGCTGCACGCGCACACGCAGGAAGTGATCGGCGAACTGGGCATGCGCGTGCTCACCTGTCCACACATATCCGAGCCTGTCGTGTCCTATCTGCTCAG TTGCGTGGCGTGGAACGACAGCACAGCCAGCCTGAAGGCGGTGACACTGGTCGGTCCAGTGGTGCGCTTTCTGCTGCAGGAGCGCCAGACGAGCGCGCACTTCGCCCGGCAAGCGCTCACGCTCACGCTCTACGCGCTGCAGACGCACGGCCAGCATGACGCCAACCTCGGCTCGCTCCTCATGCTCGGCACACAGCTCTACGAAATGCTCAGGCCCAAGTACAGCGACATCATCGAG